The following coding sequences are from one Zalophus californianus isolate mZalCal1 chromosome 5, mZalCal1.pri.v2, whole genome shotgun sequence window:
- the LOC118357006 gene encoding nuclear envelope pore membrane protein POM 121-like, producing MSLSTSCQHPRWEAGVGKRPRCAHPSLVQYSRAPFFAHTFQGRVITTHLTVRALPRAPLAANGNLSEPLTPFEGSDLAELLLMGSYVSRPRPRLPSSSLLGGDQPETTESLGPGPAHPARGVPWGGRVHSAASTLDVARRLSYEDLVASPRRRLRRHRRRFAIIHRRQYPIQQARCLFLGVFSSVPQTGHPKPVLSACGSKMFCTSVIPKMASAKGKLTLCLALKQTVIRMWSSLSGYLTNLCVRETLVRALEENGQVRAKAEKDLTSLVESREGPAKSEEGNPGRERQDDLRKGAEGSRSVQSAFRRLMVNGVLSSFVPRPGPLKRDFCSTSLEESLIKKSHTCFLSSCSKRNAITSSYSSTRGFPSPQRSTSLEESLIKKSHTCFLSSCSKRNAITSSYSSTRGFLSPQRCCPGATGIWGPASSQPRLPTKKASEESYHSSSSASAEPQRKIRNEKAADAPSGQKQSLRNRSPASDGSGPRKRKIPLLLSMRRNDPLILPPPPQLSYQVTAEDLDLEKRAAIQWINKVLEGSYRQTCPNFVLEKDILYYPGNQTNLLSAPEEDILSAKASC from the exons ATGAGCTTGTCTACCTCGTGCCAACACCCTCGATGGGAAGCAGGGGTTGGGAAGCGCCCCCGGTGCGCGCACCCTTCCCTCGTGCAATACTCGCGCGCCCCTTTCTTTGCTCACACGTTCCAAGGACGCGTCATAACGACACACCTAACAGTGCGCGCTTTGCCTCGGGCCCCTTTGGCAGCTAACggaaacctctctgagccactgACTCCATTTGAAGGATCCGACCTTGCAGAACTGCTCCTCATGGGCAGTTACGTGAGCCGGCCTCGCCCTCGGCTGCCCTCCTCTTCTCTGCTGGGTGGGGACCAGCCGGAGACCACTGAGAGCCTCGGGCCCGGGCCCGCTCACCCCGCCCGCGGTGTTCCCTGGGGTGGCCGGGTTCACTCGGCGGCCTCGACCCTGGACGTAGCTCGCAGACTGTCCTATGAGGATCTTGTGGCTTCACCACGTCGTCGTCTGCGGCGACACCGTCGGCGGTTTGCCATAATCCATCGGCGGCAGTACCCAATCCAGCAGGCCCGGTGTTTATTTCTGGGGGTCTTTTCCTCTGTGCCCCAGACCGGCCATCCGAAGCCAGTGCTGTCTGCTTGCGGCTCCAAGATGTTCTGCACCTCAGTGATCCCGAAGATGGCATCGGCTAAGGGCAAACTGACGCTCTGTTTGGCTCTGAAGCAGACAGTCATCCGTATGTGGTCTTCACTGTCTGGTTACCTCACAAATCTGTGTGTAAGGGAGACCTTGGTGAGGGCCCTTGAAGAGAATGGTCAAGTGAGAGCCAAGGCAGAGAAGGACCTGACCTCCTTGGTCGAGAGCAGGGAAGGGCCGGCAAAGTCAGAGGAAGGGAACCCAGGCCGGGAGAGGCAGGATGATCTGAGAAAGGGTGCCGAGGGCAGCCGGAGCGTGCAGTCAGCGTTTAGGCGGCTGATGGTCAACGGAGTCCTCTCTTCCTTTGTGCCCAGGCCTGGGCCTCTGAAGAGAGACTTCTGTTCCACGAGCTTAGAAGAGAGCCTGATTAAGAAATCCCACACCTGCTTTTTGAGCTCCTGCAGCAAACGCAATGCCATCACGAGTTCTTACAGCTCGACTCGAGGTTTCCCATCACCACAGAGATCCACGAGCTTAGAAGAGAGCCTGATTAAGAAATCCCACACCTGCTTTTTGAGCTCCTGCAGCAAACGCAATGCCATCACCAGTTCTTACAGCTCGACTCGAGGTTTCCTCTCACCGCAGAGATGCTGTCCAGGCGCTACCGGGATCTGGGGCCCAGCCTCATCCCAGCCCCGGCTGCCCACGAAGAAAGCCAGCGAGGAGAGCTATCATTCTAGCTCTTCAGCCTCAGCAGAACCACAAAGGAAGATCAGGAATGAAAAGGCTGCAGATGCACCTTCTGGGCAGAAGCAAAGTTTGAGGAATCGCTCACCTGCGTCTGATGGTTCCGGGCCCCGGAAGCGCAAGATCCCTCTATTGCTGTCGATGAGGCGAAATGACCCACTTATCCTGCCTCCACCGCCCCAGCTAAGTTATCAAGTCACCGCTGAAGACCTTGACTTAGAGAAGAGAGCTGCGATCCAGTGGATCAACAAGGTCTTGGAAGG AAGCTACAGGCAAACCTGCCCAAATTTTGTCCTGGAGAAAGACATTCTCTATTATCCTGGAAACCAAACAAATCtgctctctgccccagaggaagaCATTCTATCTGCCAAGGCTTCTTGTTAA